The bacterium genome contains a region encoding:
- a CDS encoding carbohydrate-binding family 9-like protein has translation MKGITALICIGIVCMSLTSDAAEKPRYTVYRTTGGITIDGALDEADWKAAPAFSPFVFPWWTEGEKEQTEVRMLWDDTFLYITYTCSDKHIWADHFDTNSQTFMDDCVEMFWNPNPAAGLAYNMFEMNCLGNLLSVCNDRKISIHDNRILPPHMSQSIRGTVNDDSDTDTSWTLEIAVRFSDYTKLSSGATPKDGEMWEIGLNRCGGKINPQNSQWSQSQTPTHNFHRPEDFGQIFFSTKKVRK, from the coding sequence ATGAAGGGTATCACAGCTTTGATCTGCATCGGTATCGTTTGTATGTCGCTCACTTCCGATGCAGCGGAAAAACCACGCTATACGGTGTATCGAACGACTGGCGGGATCACCATCGACGGCGCTCTCGACGAGGCTGACTGGAAAGCCGCACCGGCGTTCAGTCCCTTTGTGTTTCCCTGGTGGACCGAAGGAGAAAAGGAGCAGACCGAGGTCAGGATGCTCTGGGACGACACATTCCTCTATATTACCTACACATGCAGCGACAAGCATATCTGGGCCGACCATTTCGATACGAACTCACAGACTTTCATGGATGACTGCGTCGAGATGTTCTGGAATCCGAATCCCGCGGCGGGACTTGCGTACAACATGTTCGAGATGAACTGCCTCGGCAATCTCCTCAGTGTCTGCAACGACCGTAAGATAAGCATTCATGACAACAGGATTCTGCCGCCTCATATGAGCCAGAGCATTCGGGGCACGGTCAACGATGACAGTGATACCGATACCAGCTGGACTCTCGAAATCGCCGTCCGTTTCTCCGATTACACCAAGCTTTCGAGCGGGGCGACACCAAAAGACGGCGAAATGTGGGAGATCGGTCTCAACCGCTGCGGAGGAAAGATCAATCCGCAGAACAGCCAGTGGAGCCAGTCACAGACGCCGACGCATAATTTTCACAGGCCCGAGGATTTCGGCCAGATATTTTTCAGCACGAAAAAAGTACGGAAATGA